From Mucilaginibacter gotjawali:
TAACCACCGCCACCATAACCATAACCATAGCCATATCCGTAACCATAGCCATAACTATAGCCATAAGCGCTTTGCATGTCAATAGCGTTCAGAATAATATTCATGTTATTGAACTTCCTGGTGCGGTAGAGCTTATCAATTGTATTTATCTGGCTTTTAGCGGTGTAGTTATGGCGCACAATAAATAGTGTGAGATCAGCATAGGCACCCAATATCTGTGCATCTGTAACCAAACCAACAGGTGGGGTATCCAAAATGATATAGTCAAAATCCCGTTTAAGCTCCTCAATGAGCTTTGAAACCCGGCCATTAACCAGCAGTTCGGCCGGGTTGGGGGGGATGGCACCGCTGGTTATGATATAATAATTTTCCTGTAAAGCTATTGGTTTCAGTATATCCTTGTAATTTACTTTACCAATTAAGTAGTTTGATAAGCCCTGGATATTATCAATACCCAAGCCACTGTGTAATTTAGGCTTACGTAAGTCCATTTCCAAAATCACCACTTTTTTACCTGACATGGCTAAACTGGCGCCAAGGTTTAGTGAAACAAATGATTTTCCTTCACCGCTGATGCTGGATGTGACCAAAATTATTTTTTGATTTTCCAGAGGAATAACAAATTGCAGGTTAGTACGTAACGCTCTGATCTGTTCGGCAACAATAGAACGAGACTTGTTAACTATCAATAAAGCATCCTTGCCGTCTGAACGCGAGATTTCAGCGATTACCGGGATATTTGTAGCCTGCTCAATATCAAGCTTACGGTTGACCCTGAAATTTAATAATGCCTTAAAGTAAATAATACCTCCGGGCAAAATAATTCCCGCGATTAAAAAGGCAATATAAATCAGATTTTTTATTGGTTTTACAGGGTACTTACTGCTCGTTGCCGGATCAATAGTTCTGCTATCTGCCACGCCCGAAGCAAGTTGCATGGCAGTTTCTTCGCGCTTTTGTAATAAATAAGTGAATAAGGCATTTTTAATATCCTGCTGACGCATTACATCCAGTAATCCCCGCTCAATGGTTGGAACCTTTCTAATAACAGATTCGAATTGGTTATTTTTACCCTGCAGTTGCTGCCTGGTTATTTCCAATCCTTTTTTTAAGTTTTGAACCGATACCTGTATGGCGCTTTTTAATGAATTAATCTGGTCGGTAAATGTAGTAACCAATGGGTTTGTTTCGGGCACCGTTTGCAGTAAACTGAGTTTTTTGAGTTGAGTTTCTCCAAGCTGAGAAACCAATCCTAATAAGGTAGGGTCCGCAATCCCCAAAAGGGAGGGTAATGCTGACGGCTGGTCATCATTTTTTCGTAAATAGTTTTCAAGGTTTTTCAGCACGCTGAGCTGGATCAAAACCTTGTTTAGCTCTGTATCGTTATCCTGCACCCCTTGCAGGAATATTTTCGATTCTGCGCTAATATCAGTTATACGATTTGTTGATTTATACTGCTCGACGCTTTTTTCGACTGTACTGAGCTCTGCTGCTATTCCATCAAGCCGGTCGGTAATAAAGGTTAGGGTTTTTGAAGTTTCCTTATTCTTATCTTCCAAAGCGGCCATATTATATTCTTCAACCAGCCTGTTCAAAAAATCCTGTCCCCTTTGTGGAATGGCGTCCTCCATGGTAATAATTAAGGAAGTGGCCTCCTTGCTAACCGGATTTATTTTTAGATTATTGGCATATTGTTCAATGATATCAGCCATATCATTAAATTTAACACTAAGCGTTTGGGAAAATAAACCTTTCCCGGTTGGCTCAATCAAAATCATTCCGGCCTCCGTTTTGACCGGTATATTTACAGCATATTTTTTACCACTAACCTTAACTTCCGCTGCATTTAATAATTGTATTGTTAAAATAGTTTTGTAAGCGTTGCCACTCGGTTGCAATAATTCGACATCGAATGGCTTATCTTCATAAACTTCCCTTTCCGGTATACTTTCTGTGTTGATATACGAAGTTTGTAATTTTAGTGCGCTTACCACTTTTTTCAAAATGGTTTTGGATTTTAAGATCTGTATTTCATTATCGATAATCTTACCGGACGAAAAAATGTCAAGGTCTTTAAGCAGATCGCTTTGCCCGCTCATTTTATTCTTATTGTCTTTAATCAGCAGATCAGTTTCGATTTTATATAATGGCGTTGAAAGCTTTGCATAAATATATCCCAGTATTAGAAAAAGGATGACAGAGGTAACAAACCATTTCCAGTGCCTTAGGTATTTGAAAAGTGTTTCCCGTAAATCAGGCCCATTATTATCCTGTTCTATATTTCCATCAGTATCATCAATAGTATCCATTTGTAACAATACAAGTAATTGGTTTAAAGCTTTATGTGACTATAACTAAAAATAATAGCAATGAATGATAGTGCGCTCAATATTATAGGTAAAATCTGGTAGGTTTTATCCGTTTGGGCAATTCTGCCTTTTCCGGGTTCAACATAAATAACATCATTTGAGTGCAGATAATAATAAGGCGAACTGTAAAGCTCCCTGCTATTTAAGTTAACGTGGCCGAACTCTTTTTTGCCGTCATGCTCGCGGATAACGAGCACATTATCTCTTTTTCCGAAAATAGTAAGGTCGCCGGCCATGCTCAGGGCTTCCGGTAGAGTGATTTGTTCATTCGGTATCACATAGACGGAGGGACGGGCAACCTCGCCCATAATTGATATTTTATAATTCAGGAACCTTACATTTACCGTAGGCTCTTTTAAATATGTCACCAGGCGTTTTTTTAATATTACCCTTAATTGTGACGTACTAAGGCCCGACACTTTTATTGAACCGATAAGCGGGATTTCAATGATGCCCGCTGAGTCTACCAGGAACCCGGGCGCTGCGGGTTGTGAGATGGCAGCAGGAGCTCCTCCGCCTCCGGTATTTCCTCCAGTCGGATTGTCTGAAGCTACAGGCATCGTAGAATATGGATTGAAAAAGCTGCTCGCCATTGGGTTCAATGACCCCACTGAAATGGATAGTATGTCGCCTGTTTGAATCTTGGGTACAAAGGCCTGTGCAACAGTAATGGTATCATGATCCTGGCTTCCCTTTTGGAAATAAGCAATTTGCTTTTGATCCACACAGGACGACATCATAAAAGCGATAGCGGTAAAAATTAAAATGGCAGGGTAAATTGCTTTTAAGTGCTTAGTGCTGTAAAACATTATCATTGTGGTTAAGTATCGCTAGATCAAAAGTAAACCCATTAAACTGCCTTAAAAATGATAGGAGTGGTGTATTAAAGATGACTTCCGTCATATTTGATAAGCGGAAGGTTTAATTAATGAAGGGATATTATGATGGGGATGCGGGGCGTAAAATTAGGAATAAGGCAGGGGGGTAGTAGTTGTTGTCGCCTGATTAGGGGCTACTATTTGAGTGAGGACCTATGCTAGGGGGTATACAGAAAAATGT
This genomic window contains:
- a CDS encoding polysaccharide biosynthesis/export family protein — protein: MFYSTKHLKAIYPAILIFTAIAFMMSSCVDQKQIAYFQKGSQDHDTITVAQAFVPKIQTGDILSISVGSLNPMASSFFNPYSTMPVASDNPTGGNTGGGGAPAAISQPAAPGFLVDSAGIIEIPLIGSIKVSGLSTSQLRVILKKRLVTYLKEPTVNVRFLNYKISIMGEVARPSVYVIPNEQITLPEALSMAGDLTIFGKRDNVLVIREHDGKKEFGHVNLNSRELYSSPYYYLHSNDVIYVEPGKGRIAQTDKTYQILPIILSALSFIAIIFSYSHIKL
- a CDS encoding GumC family protein; the encoded protein is MDTIDDTDGNIEQDNNGPDLRETLFKYLRHWKWFVTSVILFLILGYIYAKLSTPLYKIETDLLIKDNKNKMSGQSDLLKDLDIFSSGKIIDNEIQILKSKTILKKVVSALKLQTSYINTESIPEREVYEDKPFDVELLQPSGNAYKTILTIQLLNAAEVKVSGKKYAVNIPVKTEAGMILIEPTGKGLFSQTLSVKFNDMADIIEQYANNLKINPVSKEATSLIITMEDAIPQRGQDFLNRLVEEYNMAALEDKNKETSKTLTFITDRLDGIAAELSTVEKSVEQYKSTNRITDISAESKIFLQGVQDNDTELNKVLIQLSVLKNLENYLRKNDDQPSALPSLLGIADPTLLGLVSQLGETQLKKLSLLQTVPETNPLVTTFTDQINSLKSAIQVSVQNLKKGLEITRQQLQGKNNQFESVIRKVPTIERGLLDVMRQQDIKNALFTYLLQKREETAMQLASGVADSRTIDPATSSKYPVKPIKNLIYIAFLIAGIILPGGIIYFKALLNFRVNRKLDIEQATNIPVIAEISRSDGKDALLIVNKSRSIVAEQIRALRTNLQFVIPLENQKIILVTSSISGEGKSFVSLNLGASLAMSGKKVVILEMDLRKPKLHSGLGIDNIQGLSNYLIGKVNYKDILKPIALQENYYIITSGAIPPNPAELLVNGRVSKLIEELKRDFDYIILDTPPVGLVTDAQILGAYADLTLFIVRHNYTAKSQINTIDKLYRTRKFNNMNIILNAIDMQSAYGYSYGYGYGYGYGYGYGGGGYYQDDPKKQSFFKKLIKKKSHD